GTCACGGCTGAATTGCGAAAAGGCGGTGATCGTCATGCTTCCCTGACTGAAGCTGCCCGGATTGAGCTCGGCTTGCGCGCCTTCCTGAGTGATGGTGGATATGGTGCCTTTACCGATACTTTTGAGGACTTGCATGGTCTGCCACAACTGCCGGGGATTGCCGCTCAACGTCTCATGGCGGATGGTTATGGCTTCGGTGCTGAAGGTGACTGGAAACACGCCGCTCTTGTTCGTGTGATGAAGGTCATGGCTTTCGGATTGTCTGGTGGCACATCCTTCATGGAAGATTACACTTATCATTTTAATCCAGCTGGAGCGCGTTGCCTTGGAGCGCATATGCTTGAGATTTGTCCTTCGATTGCTGCTGCAAAACCGAGCTGTGAAGTGCATCCGCTCGGTATCGGCGGGAAGGAAGATCCGGTTCGCCTTGTCTTTGATGGTGCAACGGGCCCGGCGATCAATGCATCGCTTGTTGATTTGGGGAATCGCTTCCGCATCCTGGTTAATGAGGTTGAAGCGGTCGAGCCCGAGCAACCTCTGCCCAAGCTGCCTGTCGCAAGAACACTTTGGGATGCAAAGCCTGACCTTCGGACTGCGGCTGCCGCCTGGATTCTGGCTGGTGGTGCGCACCACACTGGTTATAGTTTGAGTGTAACGACCGAGTTTATCGAAGACTTTGCCGAAATGACTGGCGTCGAGCTGGTCGTTATCGACAAGGACACGAACTTGCGTTCATTCAAAAACGAACTTCGAATGGCGGAGAGCCATTACGGGATTAAAGGGATTTAAAAATGAACTACCAATCCATTCGCGAAGCCTGCTGTGAAGCCAATCGAAAACTTCCGGCTACTGGCCTGGTTGATCTTACCTTTGGTAATGTCAGTGTGCTGGATCCGGATAGCGGTGTCTTTGCGATAAAGCCAAGTGGTGTTGATTATGATGCATTGACTCCTGATTCGATGGTCCTGGTTGATCTTAATGGGGAGGTTGTTGAGGGTGAGTTGAAACCGTCATCGGATACGCCAACGCACCAGCGATTACTTCAAGCCTTTGGCGATGCTGGTGTGACTTCAGTTGTGCATACACATTCTCGAAATGCCGTCGCTTTTGCACAGGCTGGCCGTGAGATTCCGTGTTTTGGGACGACGCATGCGGATTATTTTTTTGGAGCAGTTCCGATCACTCGCGAGCTTACCGCAGACGAAATCCAAGGTGAATATGAGTGGGCAACGGGTGAGGCCATCGTCGAGCGCTTTGCTGATTTGAAGCCACTCGATTTTCCTGCTGTTCTGGTTAAAAGCCATGGGCCTTTTGCCTGGGGAAAGACTGCGGATAAAGCAGTCGAGCATGCGCTCGCTCTGGAGATTATTGCTGATATGGCTTTGAAGACACTGGCTGCCAACCCGTCAGCAGAACCAATCCCGGATGTATTGTTGAAAAAGCATTTCCTGAGAAAGCATGGTTCTTCAGCATATTACGGACAGGGATAAAAAGAGCGAAATGTAGCCAACTAAACTTACGCTTCTCTCCCGGGAAGGCTGATCCCCTGATCACGTTTTGAGGTAGGGCGCAGTCTCCAGACAAGCCGAACGTCACACAAAGCTCTGCATCATGGTGGCGGCTTGTCTGGAGACTGCGCCCTACCTTTCTTATCCAATATATCAAGCATATCCAATATATCAAAAGGAACCCAATGATCCAAATGATCAAACATATCAAGTGCATCAAGCCGATCAATTGACGGCTTTTTTGGATATGTTATAATCGGTGGCATGAATGCACATCGAATATACAAATATTTATTGTTAAGCGATTTTCTTTTCTGCGATTCCTATTACACAAATCCATGGGTTTCTGTTCTCGCGCAGAGGCGCGGAGACGCAGAGAAGAATCGTGTCACTGAATCGAGTATTCAGTTATTGCTCTGCGCCTTTGCGTCTCTGCGCGAGGCCTTCAGTCCGCCGTAGTAACGCTTCCCGAAAACACGAATGGTGATTAATGGTTTTCCATCACGCGATTCTGCTTCGGCGGGGTCGGACTCGATTCAGTATCTAAATCAAGGACCGGGTTGATGTGAGGAAGACTTTTCCACGAGTGGTTTTTCGGCTGTCGTTGCAGGAGCTTTTTATAGCTCCGAGAAATCAGCCACGCTTGCCCAGGTGCGTAAGTGTGGGACCGCCCATGTCTTAAACGATTAGATGAACAAAAGCTGGAGGTTGCACTCTACGAGTGACTTATCACCGGACGGTAAACGTTCTTTGACAGTCAAGTTACGAGCGCTGAGTGTTAAATGCTGAGCGGGCACTCCATGCATGCCAATTTCCCGGAGGATGCGAGAATCCTTCTCATTTGTATCATTTGTGAAACACGGGAGTAACGGGAGGGTTAATTTGTGGGTTGTCCACAATTTCACCTTTGCTCAAAGTCTCATAAATACTTAGCTTAGAAGCCCATAGTGAAAGTGCTACCTGCACAATAATTAATAAGCTATGGCACAAAAACCAGTTTTAAAGTTCCGGACGATTATCCTTTCGGATATCCATTTGGGCACCAACGATTGTAAAAGCGATGAGGTGCTCTTTTTTCTCAAACACGCAAAGTGTGAGAAGCTTATTCTGAATGGCGATATCATTGATGGCTGGAGCTTGAAGCGTAAGAATGTCTGGCCGAAGAGCCATACGAGTGTCGTCCGCCGGATTCTCAAGTTGGCGGAAAAGAAAAATACGGATGTGATCTATGTAAGAGGTAATCATGATGATTTCCTGACCAGCTATCTGCCACTGGTTTTTGACCGCCTGCAAATTGTGGAGGAACATATCCACAAGAGCCTCAAAGGTGATTATCTGGTTGTGCATGGTGATTGCTTTGACGCAGTCACTACACACTCCAAGTTCATTTCGATTCTTGGTGACATTGGTTATCAGCAATTACTCCGTCTTAATCGTCTTTATAATAAATGGCGTGGCTTGTGGGGAAAGGAATACTACTCTGTCAGCAAGGCAATCAAGGCGCGGGTCAAGTCAGCGGTGAATCATATCAGCAAGTTTGAAGACCATTTACAGGACTTGGCTGCGAACCGTAAGTGTGTAGGTATTATTTGTGGCCATATTCATACGCCTGAGGACAAAATGATTGGTGATGTCCATTATTTGAACTCAGGTGACTGGGTGGAATCAATGACTGCCATTGTTGAGCATTCGGACGGCAGATTTGAGGTGATTGGCTATAAGGAGTTTTGCAGTCGTTTAAATGAAGTAGCTGCGGCCAGGCGCGATGGTGTGCAAGAGGCCCAAGAGTCATCGGCTCCGATTTCTATTACAGTTGGCAATTCAGGCCATCCATTCGACTGGATGCCGGAGGACGACGAGGCCGCCGTCAACGTGTAATGCCGATTGGAAACGGCCGACGGGTCTGCTTTTTCTTCACGGCTGGCCCTTGGCAAAAGCGTTCCGCCAGTGGCACCCAAACCTGGGTTACCATGCCGGCATGATTGTCCCGGCCATGACCACGTGCGATTGCGCTGACGGTTCGTGCTGAAGTAGAGTGATCACGTCCATCCGCAAAAGCCCGTCGCGCCAAGACGACATAGCCGCGGGCCAGGTCCATCGCGCAGGCGGCCAGTCGGTCGTTGCCCGAGATTTCAGCCGCGAGACCGATCAATAATGGGCTGTGTTGCCGCACCTGGCCGTTTTCCCGCCAGCCTGGGATATCGCTTCGTTTTCCGATACCCTTGGGGCGGGACGCCTGGCGGACGGTGTCGTCCAGATCCAGTGAGTCTATGAAGTAAGGAAAGAGAGGTTCCACTGCGTGGAGGACGGCGACATCATAGAGGGCCTTGCCAGTGTGGTTTCTGTAATAGCGCACCGCAGCAACCAGTGCCGATGCGTCAGGATCGCCGATTTCATAAATCAGGACATCAAGGATTCTCTCCGCCGCGCTTAGAAAGCGTTTTTCCCGCGTAAACTGCCAGAGTTTCACAAATATCTGGATGGCATCGCAGGTTAGCAGGTTTTCGGCACAGGCAAAATCGTCACTCTCGCTTGCTGCCTGTCCAAGGAATTCACGGTAGGCAATACCCTGGTGACGCGTCAGCTCATGGTGCGCACCGTTTTTACTGACGGCCGCCGGGATGCGATCATCCGCCAGAATGGCATCCGCCCAGACACCTCCGTGGGCTGAGGCAAGATTGAGGTAGCACACCCCGCCTCCCATTTGAAAGGCGGTTATTGCCATGTTGGCCAAGCGTAGATGGTCGGGCACGTTGAGGCCATAGCGGTCAGCTTCCTTCGCTCCATCAGTGCCCAGATAAATCGAGTGGAAGCAGCCGGTGTCCCAGTTAAACCAGGCAGGAACGTCTTCGTTCCAGTTACCCAGATGCTCTGCTGCATCCAGAAAAACGGCCGTGACTGGTTCCACCTCAGGGTTCAAACGCCAGAGTTCCGTCAGGAAACAGCCGAAGTGCTGTGTTCCGTGATAGATTTCATGCATGCGCCAATAGCCATGTTTCCATGAGCCATTGGCTTCGAAATGCTCGCGTATGGCGGCTTCGTATTGGTAGAGCCATGCCCTGGCTGGATGGTCTTTATGCTCACGCAGCCATGGTATCCAACCGGTGGTGTAATTCCCCTGATCATGGACATCCGTGATAGGGGCATCGACAGCGTCGGCGTGACAGGTTGTCACCCAACTACCTATCTCTTTCGAGAATGCTTCAGCAGCCTCATGTGGGGTGCGGCTTAAGCCTGCTTTGTAGTGAAACATGAGTAGTAGTAGCAGGGAGCGGAGGCGGCTTCAAATATGCTTCGAATCTGCCTCGTCTTTGGCCACGTAGCCGGAATCCTGCCGTTGGTGGTTTACTTTATTCTTTTTGGTGTATGCAGCGTAAACGTCCTCAGCCGACATGCCAAGCACTTGTGCAAGTGAAATTAGAAAATGGAAAAGGTCAACGACCTCGACGCGCGCATTTTGCTCGTCGAACTCCTGATACTTGGCCCACCACTTCCAGGGAACGGAATCAATCAACTCTGCGGTTTCCTGTTGCAGCGCCCGGGTGTAGTTCAAGACCCACTTGGTTTTCTCCTCTTCGCTTAAGTTCGACGTATCGATTCCGATACGTTGATTTAACGTTTCCTGAAGGGCAAAAATTTCTTCGAGTTTGTCCATAGGGGAACCGAAATCCAGAGCTGCCTCCTCCGCAAGCTCAAAGCCTCACTGATGAGGCTTAAAAAAGCTTGAGCAAAAGGGCGGCTTATAGTGTCATCCGACACTTCCCTGAGTATCGACCGCGCCGACCAGTATCTGGTTGTGCAGCAGTCGACTGGCGGATCCACGCGGCAGGCTCGCAAACTAAACGAATTCTGCAGAGCCGCCAATAAGACACACAACACATAGAAAATGCCTTCATTTGAACACACCGATTCTCAAGCCGAGTCCAATAACGAACCGATTTACCAACCCGGGAAAAACGAAAACGCCGTAAACGAGGCCAATAACGAAAGCGATTCCGAAACTGCATCGACACCGTTACCGGTTAGCAAGCCACAGGTCACCCACAGTGGTGACATTGAAGCTTCAGCGATCATTGCTGAAAAGGAGCAGAAAGAAAAAGAGCGGAAAGAGGCCGAAGCTAAGGCTGCTGCCGAGGCGAAAGCAAAAGCTGAGGCCGAAGCTGAAGCCCAGTCAACTGATGGCGATGGTGATCCCATCATTCCCAAGGCTGAGCGCAATCCTGGCCGTGCTCCCACATTTATTGATTCACATTTGCCTGATCCGGGCCCTTCTATTTTACAGAATGTGAAAAAATCACCTGCGAAGGCCTCCAAGCCAAAGCGTTCCGGCCTGAAGGGGAGGAATCGTAACAGTGCGCCAGCTCCCACTGGAACAAAGAGCGGTGTCTTGGAGTTTGGCGAAGTCTCTGCCTCAGAAGCGAGTGAAAGTCTTACAGGCAAGCGGGTTAAGGATGGAGCTCTGATTCCACCTCCGGAGAAGAAAGATTTCGGTGATAAAGCTTTGGATAAACCTAATTCTGATAAGCCAAAACGCTCTCCCAAGCCAGGCACATCAGGTGATTCACAGAACAAAGGGAAAGAGAATCAGCCTAAGAACAAGGACGGGCAACCCAGGGAGAAACGCCCTCGTCAGGATCGTGGTCCCAAATCCGGTGAGAAACGTGAACCAGGCCAGCGTCAAAAGCAGGGGGACAGAAAGCCCCGCAATAACAACAATCGTCGGAACGACAAATCACGTCAGCAAAAGCCTGCACCTCAACCAAAGGTTGAAGAGCCCAAGACCTTGCTTGGCAAGGTAAAGAAATTCTTTGGCGATTTGTTTGGTGGTGATGAGCCACGTAAAATGACAGCTCCTCCAGCCCAGCCTAAAACAGGGCAGAAGAAGCAGGGTGGTAACAACCGGAAAAGACCTCCAAATAATCAGCGGAAGGATGGCGAAGGTCGTCCTCAGGGCAAGCGCCCGAATAATCGTCGTGGCGGTCGAGGCCGTGGTGGCCGTGGGCGCGGTGGCCAGGGAAAGGCTCAAGGTCAGGGCCAGCAGCAGGGGCAAAACCGGAATAATAATAACCAGAAGCGTCCGCGCCGCGAAGGCGACGCGAATTAGAGATGGACGTATTGCGCATCACTGGCAGTCAGCCATTGGAGGGAACCATTACGGCAAGTGGTGCCAAAAACGCATGTCTTCCCATTTTTGCAGCCACTTTACTGACAGGTGAAACCTGCGTCATTGAGAATGCGCCGGATTTGTCCGATGTACGTTTTATGGGCAAATTGCTCGAAGCGCTTGGCGCTGAAGTCGAGCGTCCCGCGCCGAATACCTGGCGGATAACGGCCAAAGAGATCGCCCATCGCGCACCTTACGATCTGGTTCGCAAAATGCGCGCATCGGTTTGTCTGCTTGGCCCGTTGGTTGCTCGCATGAAGCAGGCTGAGGTTTCACTACCCGGTGGTTGCGTTATTGGCCCGCGCCCAATCGATTTGCATTTGAAAGGGCTTTCCAAGCTCGGCTGCGAGGTTGAGGTCAAAAATGGCTACGTTTTTGTCGACGCAAAAAATGCGCACGGTGGGCACGTTTTTCTCGGTGGCCGGCATGGCAGCACTGTAACCGGAACCGCCAATCTCGTCATGGCTGCGGTCATGACACCTGGCATCACGCGGATTGAGAGTGCGGCTTGCGAACCGGAGGTCGTTGATCTTTGCAAAATGTTACTCAGCATGGGGGCCAAGATTGACGGTGTTGGCAGTCATGCGCTCACAATCGAGGGCGTCGAGCGGCTTGGTGGGACAACTTTTCGGGTCATCAACGACCGGATTGAAGCGGGCAGTTTCCTGCTGGCTGCGGCGATGACCGAGAGTAATGTTCGTGTGGAAGGTGCTGAAGCCGAGCATCTTGCCGCGCTTCTGGACAAGCTTGAGGAAGCCGGCTTGGATTACTCGATTGAGAGTGCGGATGCCATTCGTGTTCGGGGTAAGCCCGGCAGCCTGAAGCCGGTTGACATCATTACCTTGCCTCATCCGGGTTATCCGACGGATGTTCAGGCGCAGATGTGCACACTCATGAGTATGACTCCGGGGCTGTCCATCATCACCGAACGTATTTACCCGAACCGCTTTATGCACGTTCCTGAGCTCCAACGCATGGGGGCGGATATCGCAATTGAAGGCGCCAGTGCCATCATCAAAGGTAAAAGCAGTCCGCTTTCCGGTGCTCCTGTCATGGCGAGTGACCTTCGTGCCAGTGCTGCACTTGTTCTGGCCGGGCTCGCCGCAACAGGCGACACCTGGGTTCAGCGCATTTACCACCTTGACCGGGGTTACGAGAAGCTCGATGAGAAACTACGCGGCCTGGGGGCCAAGGTTGAGCGTCTGCCGGATTCCGAGATGCCCAAGGACGAAGATACCGCGGCGTAGGATTGGGTTGTCAACTCAAGTGGCTCAAACTTTTCCCGCTTTGCGCCAACGATAAAGTGTTGTTGGATGAATACCGAGTTGGGCAGCCGTCCAGGTTAAATCTCCATCGCTTTGATTGAGTAGCTCGCGTGCCAGCTGTTGGCGTTCACGTTTATTCAAAGGCATGCCATGCCGCGATTGCAGCGAAGCCGCCGCTGGCTGTGCTGGCATGACACTGGGTGGCGGTCTGAACGGTGTCGGAGTGACGGGACTAGCGGGAGTCGCTGATGGAAAAGGAGCTACGGTTTGTTTGACCACTTCGACCGCGAAAGGCGGCTGACTGCCCGAGCCTTTTGGTTTTAGAGTTGGAGGTGGGATTTCCCACCAGCTTGCGCGCATGACCGGGCCGTCGTAGTGAATCGCCAGTCGTTCAACCACTTGCTTCAGCTCACGCACATTGCCAGGCCAGTCATGTTGCTGGAATTTGAAAGCAAGTTCGGGTTCGATGGTTTCAAAGTTTTTGCCAAAACGAATAGCGGCGCCATCCAGAAAGACTCTGGCCAGGTCGGGAATATCTTCCACGCGATGCCGGAGCGGAGCTGTGTTGAGAATGATTTCGGAAAGCCGGTAATAAAGATCGAGCCGAAAGCGATCATTATCACTTTCGATACGCAAATCGCGGTTTGTGGCGGCAACGATGCGCACATTACATTGATATTCCTTGGTTGAGCCCACACGACGGGCTCGATGCGTTTCCAGAAAGCGGAGGAGCTTGGGCTGGAGTTGCAGATCGAGCTCACCAATCTCATCCAGAAAGAGCGTCCCGCCGGCCGCTTCCTCAACGAGCCCCTGCTTACTCTGATTGGCTCCAGTGAAGGCACCTTTTTCAACTCCGAAAAGCTCACTTTCCAAAAGATCCCCAGGTATGGCAGCACAATTCATGGCGATGAAAGGACCTTTGCCCCAGGCTTTGTGGATCGCTTCCGAGACGCGCTCCTTTCCGGTGCCGGATTCTCCCATTACCAGGACACTGGCGCGGGTCGGCCCGATGCGCTGAACGGACTCGCGCAGGCTTTGCATCACGGCAGAACGTCCAACCAGGCTGTTGTCATCGGGTTTTTCCGCTGCTCCGTAAAGTTGCCACCAGAGTGATTGAGAGGAGGCGCAAGAGCTGATTGCCTGATCCCAGCGGCTGTCTTCATCCCGTTGGTCGATCACATCGTTGGCGCCATCACGGGCGGCGGCTACGATGTTTGCCGTGGATAATTCAGAGCCGTAGACGAGATAAAACCGACTGGAACGCGCCAGCCGAACTCGGATTTCCGCCCATTCCGGCTTCTTGGATTCTTCAAAAGGCACCAGATAAACCAAGTCCGAGGAAGCACCATCCAGTGCTTTGACTTTGCCGGTTGCTTCGGTCTGCACGCGATGCCCGAGCATTTGCAGGCGTTTGAGGGCCTGCGGTTCAGCTGCTCCAGATAGCACCGTCAGTCGCATCCTTTTATCAAAAAACGCCCATGCTCGAATTGCAATGCATTTGCAAAGGTGACCAAGGGCTTTTCCGCTATGTTGTTGCCAAATTTGCGTTCTTCGATTCGCTGCCAGTAAACCCAATGACTCGATTCCGTTTCAACATTTCTCTTCCAGTCCTGCTTTGCGGGTTGTTCTGTCTATCTGCGAGTCTGACTCAAGCCCAGGAACAGATGCCGATTGAGGATATTGAGCGCGGGATGAAGGGATACTGGGAGACTGTCGTTACCGGGAATGATATTGAGCGTTTCAATTTCGAGATTATTGGAATCAGCCCAAATTTCATTGGTCCGCAGCGTTCTGTCATTCTGGCAAAGGCGACCGACGCCAGTCAGGTTCTCTCTGGACCAGTTGCAGGAATGAGTGGCAGTCCCTGCTATATTGATGGCAAGTTGATCGGCGCCTATGCTTATGGCTACACTTGGCCCAAAGAGCAGGCCATCATTGGCATTACTCCAATCAAAGACATGCTGGAGACATTCGATTTCACCGGAGAGGTTTCCAGCCCGGGCACCGCAAGCCATCGTGGTGGTGGTAGTCAGATTGATTGGAAGGAGCGGCTGGCCGCGATTGGTAATCCTGAAAAAACGGAAGCTTTGATCGCAAAGCTCTCAGACGCACCACCGACGCAAAGTTCGAGTGACTTTCCTCTAAAAGCATTGCCGACACCTTTGTTTTCTTCCGGATTGTCGCAGTCGGCGATTGATGGGTTTGCTCCGTTGTTAAAAGCCGAAGGTTTAAGAACCTCGGGTGCTCCACTGGGAGATGCCAGAAAACTAACGGCTGCTGATTTGAAGCCAGGGGCACCGGTTGCTGCGGTTCTACTGGATGGCGACTTTCGCATTGCGGCAACAGGGACCGTTACGTGGCGTGACGGGGATCGGCTCCTTGGTTTTGGTCATCCTTTTCTGATGTCCGGTGATGTTGATATCCCGATTGCTCCCGCGGAAATCCTGACCGTTATCCGTTCGGTGCAAAGCTCTTTCAAGCTTTCCAATGTGGGTCCGGTTGTCGGTGCTTTGACTCAGGACAGGTTGACTGCTATTGCGGCGGAGGTTGGTCGGATTCCAGAGCGTACCAGTTTGAATATCGATTTAAAAGTACCCGGAGAAAAAGCTCCCAGTTATTCGGGAGAGCTTTTTCAGGGCAAGCGTCTGGCACCTTTGATCTCAGCGATTGCACTTTTGCAAACGCTGACCGAGAGCATGGATTTTGAGGAAGAACAGACATTTTTCTACACTGTAAAATACGGCATTCCCGGTGAAGAACCACTTGTTTTGAAGAGTGTTGGCAGTGGTCCGGGCGGGGCAATGTCATTGGCCATGCAGCAATGGCTGACGATGTCCGCGCTGGTTGATAATCCATTTAGCGAGCCTCGGGTTGAGACACTCGACTTTGACATTGATATTGAGGAAGGCTGGAAGTTATCGAC
The Rubellicoccus peritrichatus DNA segment above includes these coding regions:
- a CDS encoding dUTPase, yielding MDKLEEIFALQETLNQRIGIDTSNLSEEEKTKWVLNYTRALQQETAELIDSVPWKWWAKYQEFDEQNARVEVVDLFHFLISLAQVLGMSAEDVYAAYTKKNKVNHQRQDSGYVAKDEADSKHI
- the murA gene encoding UDP-N-acetylglucosamine 1-carboxyvinyltransferase, translating into MDVLRITGSQPLEGTITASGAKNACLPIFAATLLTGETCVIENAPDLSDVRFMGKLLEALGAEVERPAPNTWRITAKEIAHRAPYDLVRKMRASVCLLGPLVARMKQAEVSLPGGCVIGPRPIDLHLKGLSKLGCEVEVKNGYVFVDAKNAHGGHVFLGGRHGSTVTGTANLVMAAVMTPGITRIESAACEPEVVDLCKMLLSMGAKIDGVGSHALTIEGVERLGGTTFRVINDRIEAGSFLLAAAMTESNVRVEGAEAEHLAALLDKLEEAGLDYSIESADAIRVRGKPGSLKPVDIITLPHPGYPTDVQAQMCTLMSMTPGLSIITERIYPNRFMHVPELQRMGADIAIEGASAIIKGKSSPLSGAPVMASDLRASAALVLAGLAATGDTWVQRIYHLDRGYEKLDEKLRGLGAKVERLPDSEMPKDEDTAA
- the araA gene encoding L-arabinose isomerase, which encodes MSIDISQNEVWFITGSQHLYGPEALKQVDIDSAQIAKALDADASIPVKVVFKPVVTTPDEIRNICIEANTNDRCVGLVCWMHTFSPAKMWIGGLSVLSKPFCHLHTQFNRDIPWADMDMDFMNLNQSAHGGREFGFICTRMRLERKVIVGHWEESDVRRSLGVWCRAASARAEMQQLKVVRFGDNMRYVAVTEGDKVEAEKVFGMSVNTHGVGDLVAVIKDVSDADVAELCAEYEATYAVTAELRKGGDRHASLTEAARIELGLRAFLSDGGYGAFTDTFEDLHGLPQLPGIAAQRLMADGYGFGAEGDWKHAALVRVMKVMAFGLSGGTSFMEDYTYHFNPAGARCLGAHMLEICPSIAAAKPSCEVHPLGIGGKEDPVRLVFDGATGPAINASLVDLGNRFRILVNEVEAVEPEQPLPKLPVARTLWDAKPDLRTAAAAWILAGGAHHTGYSLSVTTEFIEDFAEMTGVELVVIDKDTNLRSFKNELRMAESHYGIKGI
- a CDS encoding UDP-2,3-diacylglucosamine diphosphatase — encoded protein: MAQKPVLKFRTIILSDIHLGTNDCKSDEVLFFLKHAKCEKLILNGDIIDGWSLKRKNVWPKSHTSVVRRILKLAEKKNTDVIYVRGNHDDFLTSYLPLVFDRLQIVEEHIHKSLKGDYLVVHGDCFDAVTTHSKFISILGDIGYQQLLRLNRLYNKWRGLWGKEYYSVSKAIKARVKSAVNHISKFEDHLQDLAANRKCVGIICGHIHTPEDKMIGDVHYLNSGDWVESMTAIVEHSDGRFEVIGYKEFCSRLNEVAAARRDGVQEAQESSAPISITVGNSGHPFDWMPEDDEAAVNV
- the araD gene encoding L-ribulose-5-phosphate 4-epimerase AraD, whose protein sequence is MNYQSIREACCEANRKLPATGLVDLTFGNVSVLDPDSGVFAIKPSGVDYDALTPDSMVLVDLNGEVVEGELKPSSDTPTHQRLLQAFGDAGVTSVVHTHSRNAVAFAQAGREIPCFGTTHADYFFGAVPITRELTADEIQGEYEWATGEAIVERFADLKPLDFPAVLVKSHGPFAWGKTADKAVEHALALEIIADMALKTLAANPSAEPIPDVLLKKHFLRKHGSSAYYGQG
- a CDS encoding sigma-54 dependent transcriptional regulator; this encodes MRLTVLSGAAEPQALKRLQMLGHRVQTEATGKVKALDGASSDLVYLVPFEESKKPEWAEIRVRLARSSRFYLVYGSELSTANIVAAARDGANDVIDQRDEDSRWDQAISSCASSQSLWWQLYGAAEKPDDNSLVGRSAVMQSLRESVQRIGPTRASVLVMGESGTGKERVSEAIHKAWGKGPFIAMNCAAIPGDLLESELFGVEKGAFTGANQSKQGLVEEAAGGTLFLDEIGELDLQLQPKLLRFLETHRARRVGSTKEYQCNVRIVAATNRDLRIESDNDRFRLDLYYRLSEIILNTAPLRHRVEDIPDLARVFLDGAAIRFGKNFETIEPELAFKFQQHDWPGNVRELKQVVERLAIHYDGPVMRASWWEIPPPTLKPKGSGSQPPFAVEVVKQTVAPFPSATPASPVTPTPFRPPPSVMPAQPAAASLQSRHGMPLNKRERQQLARELLNQSDGDLTWTAAQLGIHPTTLYRWRKAGKV